Within Cyprinus carpio isolate SPL01 chromosome A7, ASM1834038v1, whole genome shotgun sequence, the genomic segment TTGATTCACTGAATACATACCATTTAAATAGAGcattaaatggatttaaagtGATAATTCAACCAGGGATATtcgaccccaaaatgaaaattttgtcattaatcatttacccccatgtcgttccaaacccgtaaaagcttcgttcgtcttcggaacacaatttaagatattttggatgaaaaccgggaggcttgtgactgtcccatagactgccaagtaacttacactttCAAGATCCATAAAAGTAATGAAAGtcttcatcagaatactccatctgccatcagatgtgcaatctgggttatatgaagcgacgggaaaactttttgtaagcgaaaaaaactaaaataacaacctTATTCtacaatttctttgtcaacagtctcctctgtgtctctccatatcaccatatgctcttctgtatcatccgcgccacaaggatgcgctgttttctttcaaatcaaagctaaatacacgtagaaacagtgcaaacggacaaagcttttacaggtttggaacgacatgggggtaagtgattaatgacaaaattttcattttggggtggagtatccctttaaagtgtgtTAATGGAAGTCGgtggtaaccaaaactgttttgtTCCCAGCATTCTTTagtcatcttttatgttccacagaagaaagaaagacatacaggtttggaacaacaagtgattaaatgatgacagaatgttttagTTTTGGGTGAACAATGTCTGTAAAACATGGACTCACCCGCCCAGCACCTCATTGGGTTTGACGGCATAATATGTGTTCATGGGAACCTGCTTGGCACTGACGATGCGATGCTCAAACGGGGCTGGAAGAGGTGGACTGTCATCTAGAAAACAAATACCAGCAGGCTAAGAGACTTCCCATTCCCAccaaatacatgcatgcatggtGACATGATGAATCCTGATATCCTTAGCGCAGTTTTAACAAAGTTTGCAGTTTTGTTGCTGCAATTTCATTTGGatgtttaagacattttaaattgtctgatttaattaaatgctttagtctgactgaaatcgaacttttaaagtgcatgtaaTTGTTGTGCTCTTATGAGTTGATTCTgtttagtaaatcaaaaacatacatgtgTATTCCAACTCCCAATCAATTGACTCTTACGACCCTTATTTTTTATGTGAATCAAACAACTAAATCAGCCTTAATTATGTGAACAGTGTAGTTACTTACTGCCAATTTCTGGTTGTTCATTTGATAGTGTTTAGATAAAGATACACTTTaccattttgttaataaatgctaGTTATCAGATTGCATTTATGCCacctaaaaaatgtatttggtattaaaatataacatttcacaatagaatttattttctttttctcccaaatttcttaaaagtactaaaagaatcattaatggAACAGCTAAGGATCTGGATTCATACATTTGTTTCATGATCCCCATCCCCTGCTAGTGAGggttgaaatgaaatgaattttgTCAGCTGGCAGTAACACAAGGTTAACTCACCAATGATCAGTAGCTGTGACTCAGCTTTTCTCAGAGCTGATGATTTTGCATTTACTTCCTCAAAAACGGCTGTGCTTTGAGAACTAGGAGCTGCACAGTTCTTCATTGGGTCAGACTCCAAAATCTtctcaattgttttattttctggtTCAGATTCTGTCATTCTCTCATCACTCTTTGGTACAGGTGTTACCCTCTCCACTGTCTTTTCATGTTGTGATTTAACCTCTACACCCTTATTGAAAGGCTCTTTGGTGCAGGGCAGATGTTTGTGAGGAACATCCAGATTCTTATCCTGTTGCTGTCCAGGAAAGAATGGTTTCAATGAGACATTTTCACCAGCCTGTGAAACCTCTGCCTGTTTTTTAGGATCCTCATCCTTCGGCTCCACTTGTTGTTCAGGAACTATTGACTTGAGTGAAGCCTTCTCACCAACCTGTGAAGCATCTGCCTGTGCAAGATACCTGTGAATAATCAAAAGAACAACCATTTGATGCGCCCTTCATTCACTTTTCAAAGGTTACGATATATGTGAGAACATGATATATGTAATCAattcaaaaatatgtatataatgggaatcaagaatcagcatattaggCATTCAAGTGGCTTTATGGGTTTGTTGTCTATGATATATTATGTGGCTGCAGATGATAGGCTACTATGAACAATGGCAAACCCCAAAACAGCACAAGGTCCTTAATTGgaatgttttgaataaaactaAATGGCCTTAAACACATAATGCCTAGCAACATGCATTCAGTCAGTAGTTGCATGCTGCATAGTGTAATCTCAAGACCTTGGCCATTAGTCTAATGAATTATGCTTTCCAGCAAGCACAACACAGTCTATTATTTGAGGCAGATGGTCTTTTGTGTCTCAGTTGCAAAACACACAGCTAGCACATTATAAATACAGAGCTCTTGCAATTGTATTATCAGCACTCTGCCTTTAAAACTCTTATGAGAAAAACATGGCTGTATGGTTGTGCCTTAGGAATGGTGCATTGCTGTTCTTGATGACTGTGATATTTATTTTCTGGACTGTTCAGAGATGTTATTATGAGCATAATTCACTGACAATGAGcatatgttatatttttcataagttttgttttataagttttgttttatatttcagctTCTGTAGTGATTGTTCTGGCCACTTCAGCAGGGTTAATTACAATCATTTGTAAATGTGAGGTCTCTAATCTTCTATATAGTTCTTATCTGCTGGAGAAAAGTGTAAAAAGTCCATTAGAGCAATTATGCTCCTCACTGCCATATAATTATCTCCAAAGGTGGCCAATGACAATGTTCGGTCTTCCGTTATAACTTGTTTGCTTTTCAGCCCATAGTAATTTTTGACACTTTTTGCTACAGTCTTGAAAAATCATACATGCCATTGGAAACATCCCTTTTAAAATTCAAGATGGGAGGAAAATAAgctaattttacagcattttgctTTGAACCTTAAATGGCAATTTGTAGGAATATCTCACCTCTCTTGCTGAAGAGCCGAATCTTTTTGCACTTTAGTTGTTGTCACAGTGACACATTCAGCATTAGCTGGCGCAGCGTCTGTCTCTTGTTTGGGTACATAGTGCACTTCATTCTCCTCGGCCTCCAGCTGGACATCAGGAGCAAATGTCTGGAACTGCGAAGGTGCTCTGCTTTTCACTGTCACCTCTTTGGCTTTTTTTAAGGCTTTGGAGCTTTCTGCTGTACTAACAGGTATCAGAGGTTCACTTTCTCCTCTAAGGGCTTCAGGAGAATATAGGCTTCTGGGACCAGTGGGAACAGTGACCTCTGTCTGCTGAAGTTCAGTCTCAGCTGTGTTTTTCAAAACCGTACATTAATATTCATGCCGGTAAAAGCTCTGGCATATCATCTTTCACAAGCTGcctctttaataaaaacatttatagtcCATAATCTGCTtaagatatattttattcataccTGAAATGACTTCTTTAATCTCCTCTGTCTGTGTGCTCTGGTGGCAGAAGCTGTTGTTTGGTTTAATGCTGTTGTCATCTGGTTTGTTTTTCTGTGGATCCGAATTGCAGATATATTACACTTTTGTTGGATTTTATGCAGTAtagaatgattaaaacatttatttcactttgCCAGCTTTCTTCTAATTGCTGAAACAGACGCGTACATTTTGTAAGTAATAATTTCATACGGTTGAAATAACAGAACTCCAAAATTTCAACAATTTTGTCAAACTTTTATGGATTTAATTTCATGTATTTGGCAAAGTTGTACTTAGATACTTCTATGAGTAATTACATCTTGAGATTTTTTATACGTGAGGTGGGTGTGTGAATCATAACAATACACGATGTTTATGCTGATTATGGTGAAGCATTATTAAAATAGTCAACCTGTTTACAGAATGGCACTTCACGTAGCTTCAAGTTCATCACACGGCTCAGAGGGGATTTGTGACAAAACATTCCATCTTTGGTTTTTGGCATTTGATGCATGAAATGTTTGGTATAATTACTGTTGGACAACAGATGTTgatttgcttattacacacagtgTGAAAGGCTCCAGTTTCTAGCGTAAGCCAACTATTGCACAATTTTACTTGGATCCAAAAGCAATTTCACTTTATAATTATAAAGAGATGCAGTCTATCAATGTTATACCACTCTGGGTAAAAAGAATGGAATATGTCCTCTAACAAGCGGTTCTGAGAGCATTTCAAGAGGAAAATTCACATTTCTATacactaaacataaaatatgtgttttaaaggTATGGGTTTATGGCTAATTGCAAAGCTGGGTTAACATATACTCAGTCACCAGCAGCTCAGTCACATATCCACTCTAGGAATTTGAAACATGAGGTATGTTCAGCCTCATCATAGATAAAATAGCAACCTTGGTAAAAGGTTAGATCGGCCATAAACATAACAAGCTCACTAGCAAGAATAGATCagctaacaaaaaataataaaaataattagtggagaaacttatatacttatatacacaAATGACCTTGACAGTTGAATATAGCATTGTATGTTGTTAtgaattagttattattatgtaatatagtTATTACTATGTTATAACTAAGTTACATCTTATAAACTGTAAAGACAACCTGACAACTACCACACTGAAATGCTATgttttgcaattaaataaaatgataacatgCATAATATAGTTATTGTAAGGATCTAATGCAATAACCTAAAGAAAAACCAAAGTGATTAGCCTAAAAAAAGGAGTTCTAAACAGAATGTTCAGTTCTTAGTGAGctctttttaaaagaaacaatcAATATCTTGCACATTAGGTATTATTCCCCTTGCAGGCTGTTTTGAATTTGTCCTCATTTTCAGGGACAGCTCTAGCTGTAGTAAACAGCTTGGAAATAAACAGCTTAGATTTCACTCATTCTACATTATTGGCTCTGTTACACTGAATATCACATAAACTGGGtttttctgtttatctgtttCGAACAGAGATCTAGGATGACCAGGATCTTACTGACCTCTTCCTCCACATTGTCCAGAAGGCCTTGTGTCCTCCAAGGCACCACACCATTGAGAATGAACGCCACTATTTTTGAGTTACGGAAAGCATCACCCACATACCCTAATACTTTCTCCAGAGTGGACAAAGAACTTTCCATACATTCAATCTTCTTTCTCTGCTCCTGATTCTCGTGCTTGAGATTATGAAGCAGATCCACAGTTTCACCACAAAGTGATCTGACCTCAATCAGCAAAGGGAGTTTGTTGCTCTCTCGCTGgccatttttaatcacatttgatTCTTGACCACCCTGCTGCTTAAGGCTCCTTTCTAGCGCCTCCATTCCTTGGCACAATGAACTCAGTTTGTGAAGCACCTCCGTCTGGGTATGTTCGATCTGTTCCACCTTCCCCTCCAGAGTGTTTAACTTGACCTCCACATTGCTCAGGCTAACTAACAGAGTTGGATTTGGCTTCTTGACTGTCCCAGATGGAGTTCCAGAGTTCTCCAGCCTGCCACCATCATACATCTTGGCAATACAGGTGGCCAGAGTTGCCTGTTTACTCATGGCTGGCCCCTGTCacacaaactgagaaaatgtagAAAAAGAGGAAGCCTCACTGATCCTTCTGCACCCTATTTCTGTTCCCCCGCAGTCTCTGTGCTTGTCTAAGGTATTGTGTGACTCTCACAAAACAGAGAGCTCAGACAAACCCTGTTGTTGGTATGTGCCAGAGACATGACACCACTTAAATAAACACCTCCAATGGGTCTCTTATCTCTCCACTTCTATTTTCctccccccttctctctctctctctctctctctctctctctctcctacatACTCTGGGACAGGCCTTTTAAATGACCTACCGGGCCCTGATGATTGCCAAAGTTCCAGTGGTCTCTTGACGTcaccaaaacatttaaattctcCTCAGCAGATGCTGTTGACATGTGGGCATGCAAGGAATGACCTTTGTAAATGGTCAGTCATTAGGTaggtttaaagaaaaatataatctCACTCTTTCATGTTCTtgtcacattttcttttaaattcattGTTGCACAGTTGCATCCATTTTTCTTTGAGACTCAACCACTGGATCCACCCTGCTAATTATATATCACCTTCACCACCCTCACTGGAACGTGACGTGACATTGGctgacattttaagaaaaaataaacctCAGTGGACACTGGTATGAGGAATGATTTGCTAcaactgcctctctctctcacctcatcTGGAATCCAGCCAGAGTTAATCCAGGGTCTTTCCATTAGCTGAATcattacaacaaattaaaaaatcatatcGAACATCATCGTGACCAAAACAGAAGTAATTTAAAGAAGCAAATGTCTCTAGACAAATTTCCTCATATTAATGTacattcattcacaaaatttaaaatatctacCCATgtctattaataatttatttttacactttacaaGTTAACATTTGTTAACGTCATCATACTCATTTCCATCATATTCATTTCCAACATTTCAGGCTGTGTAAATTAACATTAGCTAATGAATTATGAATAGATTATATTAATTACAGTCAGCTATAGCAGATTCATAAGtgatattaattaatttgttaatagaCTAGAAAAACTGAATGTTATTGTAAAGCTCCTTTTTTTCTATTACCTAAAATCTATTAATaggttttaaagaaattattaagtaattattattaagtaatttttttagtctagaaaatcatgtttatttactTTACATGTCAAGAGCTCAATATAGCTAAGATAGAAGCACATAGTGCTATCAAtgacaaggtcatgggtttgattcccattGTAACAAGTGATAGAATGTATACCTTGAATACAATATGAGTTGCTTGGGATAAAAGCGTCTACCAAATGTGCAAGACACCTCTAATAAAAGTAGAGGCCTGGAGGGGAACCTTGATCTCTCTGGACCTTCTGTCCATAATGTCAGTGCCCCATGTGTAAGCCAGGGACTTTTTGTTTGTATCCTTCTGAGCTTTCTGCTGTGTTCACATGCCAAAATGCAATACTCACAATATAGTATAACCTTATTATGCAATAGAGATAGAGGCCAGGGTCGGGACAGCCACAGGAATGTGGCTCCATGCTGACTATTTAGTGGTAGTGGGCATCTGTTATTACAAGCTGGCACAACATAAGCAACTCAGTTTCCATTCCACAGCAGGACTCGGGCCAGTAAGATAGCTAACATCACTGGGAAAGAATATCTGTCTGGCAAAAATAAGCATAACTTTAACAATGCTTAATATATTAAAACCTCTTTGATCtcttatattcatttaaaacgTCACACAAACATGTTGAGTACACAGTGTGCATTAAGAGGGGAAATGCAACTCTGCTGTTAAACTGCTGTACTTGTGGTACATCGTTAGCCTGATAGAGACGATATGGAATTGAAAGAGCTTTGTCATGTTAATGGGTGTATGCTGTTGTCCATAGTGGTGTTCAGCCTTGCCCTCTCTGAAGGGAATGTTTGCACTGTAGTCTCATTTTACAATCCCTTCTGTGCCCTCACATAAATGCTTGACTTGGCAGGGACAGCAGAAGAGAGAGCAGAAGAGTCTGTAAGAATCTGCCTCTGACAAAAGCGCTCAGGATGATGATGTGTAAATTTGATGTAAATCCCATTATCGTTTGGACCATTCGATAAAAATTCACTCTGAGTGCTGAAATTGTTGAGacaaattaaaattcaatcaAATGTAATCTGTTTAATAGGCTAAACTAAATATGCTTACTTGAAATAAactgtttttcttcttcacacacccacacaagctAATTGCCTTTTGATGTTTCATCTTTGTTCTGAGAAAGAAGACAGGATTTTGCTGTCTAATGTACAACAATGTGCAATTTGTCACAAGGCCAAAGGGGCACCAGTGTCAAAAAGTGCAACAATTTGCGAGACAATGCTGAGATGATTTGCTAccaaaaagaagagagaaaatgaCAAAGAGCATAACTGAAACAACAGCTCAAGAAAGAAGCTTATAAATGATCAAAGTACACAGATAAAGTAATTAAAGTAATCACATATTCTCCATGTAAGAGGTAAAGGCAACCCTGAATGTGTTTGTTAGTAAAATTGGTGAAAATACTCCTCCTCAGAATTACAAACTCCTTGAATGAAAAGGAGCTTACATatgcaaacacaaatgtttttgcaTGAGAGAGTcctaatttaatattcacatagataaggggatctttaaaagatttatttagcTCCTAAAAAAATAGCAGTTTATTGCTTAAATGTCAATGACCTAAATAAGTTTTATGCCAGTcatgatattataataaaataaatatattataaataaaatatgatttatgatattatgataaataaaataaagtataataaatatacaaacatgtTTATGACATTataagaaaaatctaaaaatatattctcTAAGTACTGAATTTTCTCATCCTTTTTGCCTGAAAGCTGGATCTTACCGTGAATTTGTGTATATAGTCCGACACACTGAAGCCACTTGTGCTGAGAAGCGTTGATCTGTACAGAGAGGTCCCCATCATGCATTCCCCTGTTGTCCTGAGTTTATAGGACTCAGTGAACTCCATTCCCAATGTGGGCTGCCACCAGCAATGACTATTCCCCAGACCTGGACTCTCAGGGTCCTGTAACATTCTGGAGTGGACAGATCACCCCTCAAACACTAACTATCTTATCACTTTCAGACTGTTTACTGGGTATGCACCCCTGTCAGCACGGCAGTGGGCCCAGAAAGCTCTTCCTGCTTAGAGATAACAGCTGCCTGAGATTAGCGTGAGTATGATGGAAATGTGAGTGTCCTGTTTTATTAATAGGTCTCAGATTTGTCTCTTTGTTTTGGGACCATCCCCACAGGAACCCAGGATGGATGGATAGTTGGAGGGACGGCGATTTGATGAGGATGCTTGGGGTCAGACCAGATCTCAGTTTCTCTTATGCTGTTGTGAGAATTGGAGGATAGACTGTGTGTGCTTGTGAGGGATCTGATCTCATGCACTGCCCCAATTTGAGACGAATGCGTCAGTCGTGCTCAGATGTGTAGGCATCGAGTAGCTAGTCTAAGTCTTTCCTGATAAGGAATCTTAAAGAGCTGGAGCAAGATAAGAGAGCACATTCATCTGGAGTTGGAAGAGCCCAGAGCTATATTACAAGCATGCAAAGTATAAGACCATGCAAGTGGCTCTGGTCTTAGAAGCAGATATGTAAAGCCCCAGGAGGCTGATGGAAGAAAATCCATCTGTGATTGGTGGCATTGTTTCCAGTCTGAAAACGATTCTCTTCATGACTGGCTACTATTGTCTCTGTAACACCAGTAAGATTGAGCATGTTGGTGCATGTcagctgtgtttatatgtaacaCAATTACAGTGGTTGATATGATATGAAAATCAGGTcctaaaaaatgtgtaaatgaaaaaGCTTCCAGGATCCTGTCAAGAAGTGGGGTGGTTTAATTCACTGTATATTCATTAGTCAAATGATGGGCGTTATGAAAACCTCCAAATATTATAACTCATTATTAGAGACAAACTACTTCATGATTTGTTCATAGGGCTTGTTAAATTATGTGGGTGTACTCCAGATGGCACTGGAAACgctttaatgttaaaacaatgaTGTGATTGTGTGCTGGGGCTGTTGTTCCTGTTAGTAATGGGACAGGTGGCACAAGAGTGGCATCTAACATGACTCACATGCAATTTTGTCATCACGATGCTCTTTTGTATGACATGGATTTTAATGACTCAATTTGCGCCACACCAGCACTGCCTGTTCTGACCTTCATTGATATAACTTCTGAAATCACTGTCTGTCTGTGAAATATGATTGCAGCCTACTAAAGTCCCTGAAAATACTAAAAGTTATTCAGTCATGGCTAAAAAATGTGGGGGGAAGTGCTTGTTCAAAAATGTGCTTAGAAAAAtgtacaatggtgacaatcaaaataTCAATTCTAGCTATTACAGctagaaattaactttttttttttttaaagtggtatTAGCTACCATTGTCAAATTCTGAAAGCCTCTTAAGCTATTTGAGGCGAAACAAATTAAAGGGATATGccactttttctttcttcagatgaataataaagacaaataatATATCTTTGAGTCCATATAATGGGACCCCCTAAGCTGTCATGTAAAAAAGTAAAGTGACAGTAATCCATCAGTCTATGTCTTCCaaagtgaaacttaaaaaaaaggggggtagctccaaacaaaaaaaaaataggcccaaattattattattattattattttatgtgtcacagaataaacatgttttatttatttatttattttttaacacctAAATATTTCAGTCAAACTGTCATTATGCCTCCCCTCCTTTTACagcatcagcattttaatccatcttgtagatgtcctgggaactaaggttcacttaaagtgggaactacaCATCTTTTCCAACTTGAGAATACAGTcacaaataactgtttattacACAGAGTCTGTGCCAATATCATGGACCATGTCAGCATCAGTTAGCCATTGAGTTTAGTTTAGGCTCCTCCTCAGTGCATCCTATAAATGTTATTAAGTGTCTTGATCTCATGCGGTCTGTTTTTcttaaatgattcattgaatttactaaaattttttatggtaagtggttgcaatctatttattttagctacatttaaatgaactaattttgctgaaagttaatcaattaaattagtttatttaaatatagctaaaataaattgattgcaaccacttaccataaaatttttttagtaaattcaatgaatcatttttttcagtgcatgcaaTTATTTAGGAGGTGTTGAATTTTATCTTTAGCTCCTTAAtatgtagacaacaggttaagttaaatatgaaaatgcaatacaacgcatatatttcaaaatgctcctctttatagttattttttctagctgactgatgagttATGGATGCCGAATGTTTTTTCTGAGGCAAATGGATGAGCGAAATGATGGACTGGCCATTCATCCAGGGAGTTTCCTCACCTGTGGCTCGAGACGCTGGGTTAGGATCCAGCTCCCCATGACCCTAATAAGGACATATAGTTATGGATTATAGAATGGATGGATTGATGACTTcttcaaaagatttatttaaagatacagTTCACAACTCTgcgggcattttttttttcagaacaaatgTTCaaattgaaaaactaaaaaacaaaacaaaaaagatacaGAAATACATAATATAGCTACagatacaaaaatacagaaatgggCTAATAGAACATCCCACTTATAAATGCTGCAGggaaataaaatttcataaaaatttcaGTGGCCAAATTTGATAAACAAGGCTTATTTAAAGTTTACAGAACAAAATCAAgttcaaaacaaagaacaaaatcaaaataatgtttggtgtaaaataatcaattaaatataatgtataattatagtaaaatactTTATAATCATAAGAAGGTTTGAGccactggctcaacttaccccaggACCTTTGGCATTTTAACAAACTTGTATCATCCAGCAGTTTAAGAGCGAACACCATGCTAACATTATAGCCTCATATCAGCCTATAACCTCCAAAAGCACAAACTCGTGATATTTATTCAGATTTGTCTGTAATTGTTCAGACACAGTAAGCATGAGTCCTTGAACATACAAAAATCACtttgaacagcaaaaaaaaaaaaaaaaataaataaaattaattagtttattaaagGGTAACAGAGCACAAATCTTAATGCCACTGGAGGGCGCAACAAATAATATGACGTTCACATTTTAATCTTGAAGCCATTTCAGTAttgattataaacgagaattgttaacgatattgctaatgttcacacagctgacagctttagctgttgtagtttgttcaagttgtgcacgaaatagacacTGCTTTTCTGCACGTCTCCATCATTTTCGATCTCTGGAGTAACTGGAGCTGCTGTTCGGCAGAGACGAACACAGTTTCAGTctctttttttccactaaaactttgatgcgcattgTCTAAGTTTACttcaacataacaaaagatgtgatcGTAAAACAAGTAGGAAAaagacattaca encodes:
- the LOC109056295 gene encoding myosin light chain kinase 3-like isoform X2 produces the protein MLQDPESPGLGNSHCWWQPTLGMEFTESYKLRTTGECMMGTSLYRSTLLSTSGFSVSDYIHKFTKNKPDDNSIKPNNSFCHQSTQTEEIKEVISAETELQQTEVTVPTGPRSLYSPEALRGESEPLIPVSTAESSKALKKAKEVTVKSRAPSQFQTFAPDVQLEAEENEVHYVPKQETDAAPANAECVTVTTTKVQKDSALQQERYLAQADASQVGEKASLKSIVPEQQVEPKDEDPKKQAEVSQAGENVSLKPFFPGQQQDKNLDVPHKHLPCTKEPFNKGVEVKSQHEKTVERVTPVPKSDERMTESEPENKTIEKILESDPMKNCAAPSSQSTAVFEEVNAKSSALRKAESQLLIIDDSPPLPAPFEHRIVSAKQVPMNTYYAVKPNEVLGGGRFGQVHKCAELSSGLMLAAKIIKVRGMKERDEVKNEIGVMNQLNHVNLIQLYDAFESRTNLTLIMECVEGGELFERIIDENYHLTELDAIVFTRQICEGVQYLHQQYILHLDLKPENILCVSSTGNQIKIIDFGLARKYRPREKLKVNFGTPEFLAPEVVNYDFVSFPTDMWSIGVITYMLLSGLSPFMGDNDTETMNNILHAKWEFDAEAFENVSEEAKDFISSLLVPTKCSRMSASGCMKHSWLNNLEDKAKMYKVRLKSQLRLQRYLAAHRQWKKHFFAVTAANRLKRFQQSRSISTPNY
- the LOC109056295 gene encoding myosin light chain kinase 3-like isoform X1, giving the protein MSKQATLATCIAKMYDGGRLENSGTPSGTVKKPNPTLLVSLSNVEVKLNTLEGKVEQIEHTQTEVLHKLSSLCQGMEALERSLKQQGGQESNVIKNGQRESNKLPLLIEVRSLCGETVDLLHNLKHENQEQRKKIECMESSLSTLEKVLGYVGDAFRNSKIVAFILNGVVPWRTQGLLDNVEEEKNKPDDNSIKPNNSFCHQSTQTEEIKEVISAETELQQTEVTVPTGPRSLYSPEALRGESEPLIPVSTAESSKALKKAKEVTVKSRAPSQFQTFAPDVQLEAEENEVHYVPKQETDAAPANAECVTVTTTKVQKDSALQQERYLAQADASQVGEKASLKSIVPEQQVEPKDEDPKKQAEVSQAGENVSLKPFFPGQQQDKNLDVPHKHLPCTKEPFNKGVEVKSQHEKTVERVTPVPKSDERMTESEPENKTIEKILESDPMKNCAAPSSQSTAVFEEVNAKSSALRKAESQLLIIDDSPPLPAPFEHRIVSAKQVPMNTYYAVKPNEVLGGGRFGQVHKCAELSSGLMLAAKIIKVRGMKERDEVKNEIGVMNQLNHVNLIQLYDAFESRTNLTLIMECVEGGELFERIIDENYHLTELDAIVFTRQICEGVQYLHQQYILHLDLKPENILCVSSTGNQIKIIDFGLARKYRPREKLKVNFGTPEFLAPEVVNYDFVSFPTDMWSIGVITYMLLSGLSPFMGDNDTETMNNILHAKWEFDAEAFENVSEEAKDFISSLLVPTKCSRMSASGCMKHSWLNNLEDKAKMYKVRLKSQLRLQRYLAAHRQWKKHFFAVTAANRLKRFQQSRSISTPNY